The Deltaproteobacteria bacterium genome window below encodes:
- a CDS encoding aminotransferase class I/II-fold pyridoxal phosphate-dependent enzyme: protein MSWLHEKTTDFLKQVREAKEKKAFPFLRRFENVGPRVKIGRGSYINFTSNDYLGLSQHPALIQAAMAATARFGTGLGSSRLQATADRHDELERRLARWLGYPACAVFTTGYQSLVGTIATFLDGETTVILDNYSHASILDGVFLAKGNHPNLEVRFFKHNSVRGLRRVLQSSTRKQKLVIVEGLYSVDGDMAPLAEMVEVCKEYGAPIMVDDAHGLGTIGRQGRGVGELLGVLDQIDFLVGTFSKSFGGVGGYVAADQTLIDYLKLQARSFVYSASLPVAQVDAAIAALDIIETDPSYRDRLETNKRFFREGLLELGFDLGVSNTHITPIMIGDDVQALTFGAYLYHGAKVIMLPFIYPGVPKGTARLRCNVTAAHSKADMGYALEALGVIGQELGILKAGAKTRASSVQKALWLAEGKVAGLKNAGLGYLVQELEEAGSKVSSWAEGLFGGRGHGAKVRSGNGHGGDDDGPRDDAAASAQDAGAGEGRDAAPTPAARPTTTTAASSEQVQS from the coding sequence ATGAGCTGGCTGCACGAGAAGACCACCGACTTCCTCAAACAGGTGCGCGAGGCGAAGGAGAAGAAGGCCTTCCCCTTCCTCCGGCGCTTCGAGAACGTCGGCCCGCGGGTGAAGATCGGCCGCGGGAGCTACATCAACTTCACCTCGAACGACTACCTCGGGCTCTCGCAGCACCCGGCGCTGATCCAGGCCGCGATGGCGGCGACCGCGCGCTTCGGCACCGGACTCGGGAGCTCGCGGCTGCAGGCCACGGCCGACCGCCACGACGAGCTCGAGCGGCGGCTGGCGCGGTGGCTCGGCTATCCGGCGTGCGCCGTCTTCACCACGGGCTATCAGAGCCTGGTCGGGACCATCGCCACCTTCCTCGACGGAGAGACGACGGTCATCCTCGACAACTACAGCCACGCGAGCATCCTCGACGGGGTGTTTCTGGCCAAGGGGAACCACCCGAACCTCGAGGTGCGCTTCTTCAAGCACAACAGCGTGCGCGGGCTGCGCCGCGTGCTGCAGAGCTCGACGCGCAAGCAGAAGCTGGTGATCGTCGAAGGGCTCTACAGCGTGGACGGGGACATGGCCCCGCTCGCCGAGATGGTCGAGGTGTGCAAGGAGTACGGCGCTCCGATCATGGTCGACGACGCGCACGGCCTCGGGACGATCGGCCGGCAAGGGCGGGGCGTGGGCGAGCTCCTCGGCGTGCTGGACCAGATCGACTTCCTCGTGGGGACCTTCTCCAAGTCGTTCGGTGGCGTGGGTGGCTACGTGGCGGCCGACCAGACGCTCATCGACTACCTGAAGCTGCAGGCCCGATCCTTCGTCTATTCGGCGTCGCTGCCGGTTGCCCAGGTGGACGCGGCGATTGCGGCGCTCGACATCATCGAGACCGACCCGTCGTACCGGGACCGCCTCGAGACGAACAAGCGCTTCTTCCGCGAGGGGCTGCTCGAGCTGGGCTTCGACCTCGGCGTGAGCAACACGCACATCACGCCGATCATGATCGGGGACGACGTTCAGGCGCTGACCTTCGGGGCGTACCTCTACCACGGGGCGAAGGTGATCATGCTCCCCTTCATCTACCCCGGGGTGCCGAAGGGGACGGCCCGGCTGCGGTGCAACGTGACGGCCGCGCACAGCAAGGCCGACATGGGCTACGCGCTGGAGGCGCTCGGCGTGATCGGGCAGGAGCTCGGCATCCTCAAGGCCGGGGCGAAGACGCGGGCGAGCTCGGTGCAGAAGGCGCTCTGGCTCGCCGAGGGGAAGGTGGCGGGGCTCAAGAACGCCGGGCTCGGCTATCTGGTGCAGGAGCTCGAAGAGGCGGGAAGCAAGGTCTCCTCGTGGGCCGAGGGTCTCTTCGGAGGCCGTGGGCACGGGGCGAAGGTCCGCAGTGGAAATGGCCACGGCGGCGACGACGATGGGCCGCGAGATGATGCTGCGGCGAGCGCGCAGGACGCGGGAGCTGGCGAGGGGCGTGATGCCGCGCCCACCCCCGCGGCGCGGCCGACGACGACGACCGCGGCGTCGTCGGAACAGGTTCAATCCTAA
- a CDS encoding acyl carrier protein, protein MMDQVELVKTVRDMIAEIGELDSPDTIGLDQHLIEDLGLDSMLLLEVLSSLEQTYGISIPETEFPNMTTINQCVDVVKRYKNAA, encoded by the coding sequence ATGATGGACCAAGTGGAGCTGGTGAAGACCGTACGTGACATGATCGCCGAGATCGGCGAGCTGGATAGCCCCGACACGATCGGGCTCGATCAACACCTGATCGAGGACCTGGGGCTGGATTCCATGCTGCTGCTCGAGGTGCTCTCGTCTCTCGAGCAGACCTACGGCATTTCGATTCCCGAGACCGAATTCCCCAACATGACGACCATCAACCAGTGCGTCGATGTGGTGAAGCGGTACAAGAACGCCGCCTAG
- a CDS encoding NAD(P)/FAD-dependent oxidoreductase: protein MAASNEKVVVLGGGMAGLTAAAYLARAGLDVELFEQHYRLGGCCTSFKRRQFVFDAAVHQVGGCHPGGILRAVFEDLGLWDRVEMRRADPMDVIISPRYHVPVWVDPERFLSALRENFPREIDRLEKLVRFLFAFGPADFGRWGSATYRELLDHFLEDEAAKTIFILPLGNIGISARRVGAITACTLWRENQLNGGYAPKGSFQALPDALGVRIEELGGKVHKRTEVSRIEVENGQIVGVHVRPMLSALGEERFIPCRHVIGAGAAPHIYLDLIERQHVPAEYVERLETSEYSFSGIVVFLGLKGNVHERLPHHGCHWVLDEATPDAIDRWLEPEWTEQHMFEEQGPFYAAFPTGYDPELAPPGKSTAVLILPGVHKSRGFWLEHKERMAEVGVARLEKLLPGIASQVELSYVAHSATIEYFTRNTRGAWYGWSMIPGQSNLKRLPRTGPVGGLHLAGHWTQPGPGVLNAVKSGELTAKSLLRALKKQASAAAAVGPHALP, encoded by the coding sequence ATGGCGGCGAGCAACGAAAAAGTCGTAGTGCTCGGGGGCGGCATGGCCGGCCTCACGGCGGCCGCGTACCTGGCGCGCGCGGGTCTCGACGTGGAGCTCTTCGAGCAGCATTACCGCCTCGGCGGGTGCTGCACGAGCTTCAAGCGGCGGCAGTTCGTCTTCGATGCGGCGGTGCACCAGGTGGGCGGTTGCCATCCTGGCGGCATTCTGCGCGCGGTCTTCGAGGACCTGGGCCTTTGGGATCGCGTCGAGATGCGGCGCGCCGACCCGATGGACGTGATCATCTCTCCCCGCTACCACGTGCCGGTGTGGGTCGACCCCGAGCGCTTTCTCTCGGCGCTGCGCGAGAACTTCCCGCGCGAGATCGACCGGCTGGAGAAGCTCGTGCGGTTTCTCTTTGCCTTCGGGCCGGCCGACTTCGGCCGCTGGGGCTCGGCCACCTACCGGGAGCTGCTCGACCACTTCCTCGAGGACGAAGCGGCCAAGACGATCTTCATCCTCCCGCTCGGAAACATCGGCATCTCGGCGCGGCGCGTGGGGGCGATCACCGCCTGCACGCTCTGGCGCGAGAACCAGCTCAATGGCGGCTACGCGCCGAAAGGGAGCTTCCAGGCGCTCCCCGACGCGCTCGGGGTGCGCATCGAAGAGCTTGGCGGCAAGGTCCACAAGCGCACCGAGGTCAGCCGGATCGAGGTAGAGAACGGCCAGATCGTGGGCGTGCACGTGCGGCCGATGCTGTCGGCGCTCGGCGAGGAGCGCTTCATCCCCTGCCGCCACGTGATCGGCGCGGGAGCCGCGCCGCACATCTATCTGGACCTGATCGAGCGCCAGCACGTGCCGGCGGAGTACGTGGAGCGGCTCGAGACCTCCGAGTATTCGTTCTCGGGGATCGTGGTCTTCCTCGGGCTGAAGGGCAACGTGCACGAGCGGCTGCCGCACCACGGTTGCCACTGGGTGCTCGACGAGGCGACTCCCGATGCGATCGACCGCTGGCTCGAGCCCGAATGGACCGAGCAGCACATGTTCGAGGAGCAGGGTCCCTTCTACGCCGCCTTTCCGACGGGCTACGACCCGGAGCTGGCTCCTCCGGGGAAGAGCACCGCGGTCCTCATCCTGCCCGGCGTGCACAAGTCGCGCGGCTTCTGGCTCGAGCACAAGGAACGCATGGCCGAGGTCGGGGTGGCGCGGCTCGAGAAGCTCTTGCCCGGCATCGCGAGCCAGGTCGAGCTCTCGTACGTCGCCCACTCCGCCACGATCGAGTACTTCACGCGCAACACGCGCGGCGCGTGGTACGGCTGGTCCATGATCCCCGGGCAGAGCAACCTGAAGCGCCTGCCGCGCACGGGCCCCGTCGGAGGTCTCCACCTGGCGGGGCACTGGACGCAGCCCGGCCCCGGCGTGCTGAACGCGGTGAAGAGCGGAGAGCTCACGGCCAAGTCTCTGCTGCGAGCGCTCAAGAAGCAGGCGAGCGCGGCCGCCGCCGTCGGACCCCATGCGCTACCGTAG
- a CDS encoding AMP-binding protein, translated as MRYRSYVEAYRRSIEDPAGFWADEAARLAWSRPAEQVLDLSEGPHGRWFRGGRLNLCDNALDRHVRAGRGARPAIVWESPEVGVSQVWSYAETLERVKRFAAVLEGLGVRRGDRVAIYLPMVPEAAVAMLACARLGAVHVVIFSGYAAPFVARRLADSRPKVVVTASHAKRGGRLLPVKATVDEALAQLPPTDVKVVVLDRGLGDWTRVAGRDLDWGALEVEVRGEGPACVALEATDPAFVLYTAAGDGRTDGMVHDTGGYAVALAASMEHLFACGPDDVFWSTSDVGWVVGHSYIVYGPLLAGIPTVIYEGTIFNPHAGIWWELVQKHRVTAMYSAPTALRMLRGFDEDFIRRADLSSLHHLFVVGERLDAEAQRWGTEQLRVPVIDHYWQTESGWPMIGHSVGIEELAPRPGAAGLPCMGWRPRVVDRAGERVAPGTTGELVFATPLPPGSFTSVAGEAARFRSYYFGRFDGDYEAFDLAAEERDGYVTVFKRSDRVVNIAGHRLAIADVEAALATHEAVAEVRGTAVEDRIKTEGIRCQVVLRPGFQPDPKLAIKLNRQVRELVGAVAVPKEIQFVDSIPLEGAT; from the coding sequence ATGCGCTACCGTAGCTACGTCGAAGCGTACCGTCGGTCGATCGAGGACCCGGCCGGCTTCTGGGCCGACGAGGCCGCGCGGCTCGCGTGGTCGAGGCCCGCCGAGCAGGTCCTCGACCTGTCCGAGGGCCCGCACGGCCGGTGGTTTCGCGGGGGGAGGCTCAACCTGTGCGACAACGCCCTCGACCGGCACGTGCGCGCGGGACGGGGGGCGCGGCCGGCGATCGTCTGGGAGAGCCCTGAGGTGGGGGTTTCGCAGGTCTGGAGCTACGCCGAGACGCTCGAGCGCGTGAAGCGCTTCGCCGCGGTGCTCGAGGGCCTCGGCGTGCGTCGCGGAGACCGGGTCGCGATCTACCTGCCCATGGTCCCCGAGGCGGCGGTGGCGATGCTGGCCTGCGCGCGGCTCGGCGCGGTGCACGTGGTGATCTTCTCGGGCTACGCGGCCCCCTTCGTGGCGCGGCGTCTCGCCGATAGCCGGCCGAAGGTGGTGGTGACGGCCAGCCACGCCAAGCGCGGAGGACGCCTGCTCCCCGTGAAGGCCACGGTGGACGAGGCGCTCGCGCAGCTCCCGCCGACCGACGTGAAGGTCGTGGTCCTCGACCGGGGCCTCGGTGACTGGACGCGCGTGGCGGGGCGCGACCTGGACTGGGGCGCGCTCGAAGTTGAGGTGCGCGGCGAGGGGCCGGCGTGCGTCGCGCTCGAGGCCACCGACCCGGCGTTCGTGCTCTACACCGCGGCAGGGGACGGGCGCACCGACGGGATGGTGCACGACACGGGCGGCTACGCCGTCGCGCTCGCGGCCTCGATGGAGCACCTCTTCGCGTGCGGGCCCGACGACGTCTTCTGGTCCACCTCCGACGTGGGCTGGGTGGTGGGCCACAGCTACATCGTGTACGGGCCGCTCCTCGCGGGGATCCCGACGGTGATCTACGAGGGGACGATCTTCAACCCGCACGCCGGCATCTGGTGGGAGCTGGTGCAGAAGCATCGGGTCACCGCCATGTACAGCGCGCCGACGGCGCTGCGGATGCTCCGGGGCTTCGACGAGGACTTCATCCGGCGCGCGGACCTGTCGTCCCTGCACCACCTCTTCGTGGTGGGCGAGCGGCTCGACGCGGAGGCGCAGCGCTGGGGTACCGAGCAGCTCCGGGTCCCAGTGATCGACCACTACTGGCAGACCGAGAGCGGCTGGCCGATGATCGGGCACAGCGTCGGGATCGAGGAGCTGGCTCCGCGACCCGGGGCAGCGGGGCTGCCGTGCATGGGCTGGAGGCCGCGCGTCGTGGATCGCGCGGGGGAGCGCGTCGCGCCCGGCACCACGGGGGAGCTGGTCTTCGCCACGCCGCTGCCGCCGGGGAGCTTCACCTCCGTGGCCGGGGAGGCGGCGCGCTTCCGCTCCTACTACTTCGGTCGCTTCGACGGTGACTACGAGGCCTTCGACCTCGCAGCCGAGGAGCGCGACGGGTACGTCACGGTCTTCAAGCGCAGCGACCGGGTGGTGAACATCGCCGGACACCGGCTGGCCATCGCGGACGTGGAGGCGGCGCTGGCCACGCACGAGGCGGTGGCCGAGGTGCGCGGGACGGCGGTCGAGGACCGCATCAAGACCGAAGGGATCCGCTGCCAGGTGGTCTTGCGCCCCGGCTTTCAGCCCGACCCGAAGCTCGCGATCAAGCTCAACCGCCAGGTGCGGGAGCTGGTGGGGGCGGTCGCGGTACCCAAGGAGATCCAGTTCGTGGACAGCATCCCCCTCGAGGGCGCAACCTAG
- a CDS encoding MMPL family transporter yields the protein MSSATRKLAETITARPWLTVGVALLVGAAASAVASGLKFDASFTALLPEATPEVQDLNLVKAKAGGTAELFIALAGKKPARLAYARELVQELRTKPYIRWADVEFPVDFFLDRRMLLLSSKGLTTLRDSIDEEIERAKVRANPLYVDLEEEKDKKGEPKPWAEVEAQDTPKDKKGLLRRTFESKDGRYLFVRVKPKVASSDFDKAGEIFTQVKAIVAAHRPETRGVKVEYAGSLVVNQEQHQTMLGDLSRAGVIALVLVVLLVTLHIRRVAALPVLVVPLVVGIAISMALTKLFVGQLNLVSGFLISALTGLGIEYEIHLYLRYLEKLDGLGDGLQAMRRAYLETLRGSITSACANAFCFFCLMASNFRGFREFGLIAGIGIFATFITTYLVLPPLALLFTRKPKGDHKAVRGDAVRPFRRGVAWVMVAVGAVLLAYSVRVAPQVRFHNNFKQLRGYSPAVEFQEYVEQSLGGSLAPSLVMAKDVAEARRVEAFVEQWRKQPGSGVLRVFSLASMVPKDVPEKAPLLTEIARSLRSVLKEKLTPEDRKKVKDALKLAEMKPWGVEEIPDVFKRHFLAVDGSGTFVLVWPRYEMYEDAEIMAWGEELGRMKAAMERAGIKTPILDENRVASRVLSTMHADIPYILVYAAAAVMLLLLVDFRNLRQALFVGGSLALGVVWMLGLMKLWHLEFNVFNQAVVPTLFGMGVDNAVHLQHRYDLEGPGSLGKVIATTGAAGFLASATNGIGFGATLTAHHAGIESMGMLAVLGFSCTFISTTVFLPALLRIRERKGI from the coding sequence ATGTCTTCCGCGACGCGCAAACTGGCCGAGACGATCACCGCCCGCCCCTGGCTCACCGTGGGCGTGGCGCTGCTCGTCGGGGCTGCGGCCTCGGCGGTGGCGAGCGGGCTCAAGTTCGACGCGTCGTTCACGGCGCTCCTGCCCGAGGCGACCCCCGAGGTGCAGGACCTGAACCTCGTGAAGGCCAAGGCGGGCGGCACCGCCGAGCTCTTCATCGCGCTCGCGGGCAAGAAGCCGGCGCGACTGGCCTACGCGCGAGAGCTCGTGCAGGAGCTCCGCACGAAGCCCTACATCCGCTGGGCCGACGTCGAGTTCCCGGTGGACTTCTTCCTCGATCGCCGGATGCTGCTGCTCTCGTCGAAAGGGCTCACCACCCTTCGCGACTCGATCGACGAGGAGATCGAACGCGCCAAGGTGCGGGCGAACCCGCTCTACGTGGATCTCGAGGAGGAGAAGGACAAGAAGGGCGAGCCAAAGCCGTGGGCCGAGGTCGAGGCGCAGGACACCCCGAAGGACAAGAAGGGGCTGCTCCGTCGCACCTTCGAATCGAAGGACGGGCGCTACCTCTTCGTGCGGGTGAAGCCCAAGGTGGCCTCCTCGGACTTCGACAAGGCGGGCGAGATCTTTACGCAGGTGAAGGCCATCGTCGCTGCGCACCGGCCCGAGACGCGCGGCGTGAAGGTGGAGTACGCGGGGAGCCTGGTGGTCAACCAGGAGCAGCACCAGACCATGCTGGGGGACCTCTCGCGGGCGGGCGTGATCGCGCTCGTGCTCGTGGTGTTGCTCGTGACGCTCCACATCCGGCGCGTGGCGGCGTTGCCGGTGCTCGTCGTGCCGCTCGTGGTGGGGATCGCCATCTCCATGGCGCTCACCAAGCTCTTCGTGGGTCAGCTGAACCTCGTCTCGGGCTTCCTCATCTCCGCGCTCACGGGGCTCGGCATCGAGTACGAGATCCATCTCTACCTGCGCTACCTCGAGAAGCTGGACGGGCTCGGCGACGGCTTGCAGGCCATGCGCCGCGCGTATCTCGAGACGCTGCGCGGCTCGATCACCTCGGCCTGCGCCAACGCCTTCTGCTTCTTCTGCCTGATGGCGTCGAACTTCCGTGGCTTCCGTGAGTTTGGGCTCATCGCCGGGATCGGTATCTTCGCCACCTTCATCACGACCTACCTCGTCCTGCCCCCGCTCGCGCTCCTCTTCACGCGCAAGCCCAAGGGGGACCACAAGGCAGTGCGCGGCGACGCGGTGCGCCCCTTCCGGCGTGGCGTGGCGTGGGTCATGGTGGCGGTCGGTGCGGTGCTCCTCGCGTACTCGGTGCGCGTGGCGCCTCAGGTCCGCTTCCACAACAACTTCAAGCAGCTCAGGGGTTACTCGCCGGCGGTGGAGTTCCAGGAGTACGTGGAGCAGTCGCTCGGCGGCTCGCTCGCCCCGTCGCTGGTGATGGCCAAGGACGTGGCGGAGGCGCGTCGCGTCGAGGCCTTCGTCGAGCAGTGGCGCAAGCAACCCGGTTCGGGGGTGCTACGCGTCTTCTCGCTGGCTTCGATGGTGCCGAAGGACGTGCCCGAGAAGGCGCCCCTCCTGACGGAGATCGCGCGGAGTCTGCGCTCCGTGCTGAAGGAGAAGCTGACTCCCGAGGACCGGAAGAAGGTGAAGGACGCGCTGAAGCTGGCGGAGATGAAGCCGTGGGGAGTGGAGGAGATCCCCGACGTCTTCAAGCGGCACTTCCTGGCCGTGGACGGCAGCGGCACCTTCGTGCTCGTCTGGCCGCGCTACGAGATGTACGAGGACGCCGAGATCATGGCCTGGGGTGAAGAGCTCGGCCGGATGAAGGCGGCCATGGAGAGGGCGGGGATCAAGACCCCGATCCTCGACGAGAACCGGGTGGCGAGTCGCGTCCTCTCCACCATGCACGCCGACATCCCCTACATCCTGGTCTACGCCGCGGCGGCCGTGATGCTGCTCCTCCTGGTGGACTTCCGCAACCTGCGGCAGGCCCTCTTCGTGGGGGGCTCGCTAGCCCTCGGCGTGGTGTGGATGCTCGGACTGATGAAGCTCTGGCACCTCGAGTTCAACGTCTTCAATCAGGCCGTGGTACCGACGCTCTTCGGCATGGGCGTGGACAACGCGGTGCACCTGCAGCACCGCTACGACCTCGAAGGCCCGGGGTCGCTCGGCAAGGTGATCGCGACGACGGGGGCCGCGGGCTTTCTCGCGTCGGCCACGAACGGCATCGGCTTCGGGGCTACCCTCACCGCCCACCACGCGGGGATCGAGTCGATGGGGATGCTCGCGGTGCTCGGCTTCTCCTGCACCTTCATCTCCACGACGGTCTTCTTGCCCGCGCTGCTCAGGATCCGCGAGCGGAAGGGCATCTGA